ACACCGTCGTCCTTGAGGACACGCCGGCAGTCCGCGGCATGGTCACCAAGGTGTCTTACCTGCTGAAGGTCGAGGCTTAAATGGAACTGAATGACATCAAGCCCGGCGAGGGCTCGAAGCACGCGCGCCGTCGCGTCGGTCGCGGCATGGGCAGTGGCCTGGGCAAGACCTGCGGCCGCGGCCACAAGGGTCAGAAGTCGCGTTCGGGCGGCTGGAAGAGCGTCGGTTTCGAAGGCGGCCAGATGCCGCTGCAGCGCCGACTGCCGAAGCGTGGCTTCACGTCGCTGACGCGTGCGCGCAACGAGGAAGTCAATCTTTCGTCGCTGTCGCGTCTGCCGGTCGAGGACGTTGATCTGCTGGTGCTCAAGCAGTTTGGCCTCGTGTCCCGTGACGCGCTGTCTGCCAAGGTGGTTCTGTCGGGCGAGATCACCCGCCGCGTCGTGCTCAAGGGCATCGGCGCGACCAAGGGTGCGCGCGCGGCGATCGAAGCCGCTGGCGGCCAGGTCGGAGAGTAAGCGTTGGTTACTGCCGCCCAGCAGCCCGGCCGTAGCGCCAAGTTCGGTGATCTGTGGCGTCGCCTGTGGTTCCTCGCAGGCGCGCTGCTGGTCTATCGCCTCGGTGCGCATATTCCGGTCCCGGGTATCGATCCTGCTCGTCTCGCGGAATTGTTCCAGGGGCAGCAGGGCGGCATCCTCGGCGTGTTCAACCTTTTCTCCGGCGGTGCGCTGTCGCGTTTCACGATCTTCGCGCTGGGGATCATGCCGTACATCTCGGCGTCGATCATCATGCAGCTGCTGACCGTCGCAGTGCCGTCGCTTGAGGCGCTGAAGAAGGAAGGTGAGGCGGGCCGTCGCAAGATCACGCAGTACACGCGTTACGGCACTCTGGCGCTCGCGCTGTTCCAGGCCTTCGGTATTTCCGTTGCGCTTGAATCGCAGCAGGGACTGGTGCTCGATCCGGGGATGATGTTCCGCTTCGTGACGATCTCGACCCTGATCACCGGGACGATGTTCCTCATGTGGTTGGGCGAACAGATCACCGAACGCGGCATTGGCAACGGGATCTCGATCATCATCTTTGCGGGTATTGCTGCGGGGCTTCCGGGTTCCATCGGCGGACTTCTCGAGCTGGTGAATACCGGTGCGATGCACGA
The window above is part of the Methyloversatilis discipulorum genome. Proteins encoded here:
- the rplO gene encoding 50S ribosomal protein L15 — its product is MELNDIKPGEGSKHARRRVGRGMGSGLGKTCGRGHKGQKSRSGGWKSVGFEGGQMPLQRRLPKRGFTSLTRARNEEVNLSSLSRLPVEDVDLLVLKQFGLVSRDALSAKVVLSGEITRRVVLKGIGATKGARAAIEAAGGQVGE